One stretch of Acidobacteriota bacterium DNA includes these proteins:
- a CDS encoding 4-hydroxy-3-methylbut-2-enyl diphosphate reductase, which produces MTMADTSQHESNGGAKKILLLKPRGFCAGVVRAIDIVNLALEYCGAPIYVRKEIVHNTRVVTDLSAKGAVFVDSLEEVPGGAMVIYSAHGVSPEVRQRAVERGLRVIDATCPLVTKVHLEAIRFARQGYSILLIGHKDHDEVIGTLGEAPDQTLLVSSVEDVASLHLRDSERVAYLTQTTLSLDEASSIIAALKQRFPKIEGPPAQDICYATENRQVAVKAVAPRADLLLVVGSPNSSNSNRLVEVAGNLNMPGHLIEDQSEIDEAWLENTRTVAVTAGASAPEHLVQQVIQHLRSRGFSELDEVEIVPEDVRFALPPELISLAPALARQPVQ; this is translated from the coding sequence ATGACAATGGCAGACACTTCACAACACGAGTCGAACGGTGGGGCGAAGAAGATTCTCCTGTTGAAGCCGCGCGGCTTCTGCGCCGGCGTGGTGCGCGCGATCGACATTGTGAATCTGGCGTTGGAGTATTGCGGGGCGCCCATCTATGTCCGCAAGGAGATCGTGCATAACACGCGGGTCGTGACTGATCTATCAGCCAAGGGAGCCGTGTTTGTCGATTCATTGGAGGAGGTCCCCGGCGGCGCAATGGTCATTTACAGCGCGCATGGGGTCTCGCCGGAAGTGCGTCAGAGGGCCGTGGAGCGTGGGTTGCGGGTGATTGACGCCACCTGCCCGCTGGTTACCAAGGTGCATCTGGAAGCGATCCGCTTCGCGCGTCAGGGTTACTCGATTCTCCTGATCGGGCACAAGGATCACGACGAAGTGATCGGCACGCTCGGTGAAGCTCCCGATCAAACCCTGCTGGTCAGCTCGGTGGAGGATGTCGCCTCTCTCCACCTGCGCGACTCCGAGCGCGTGGCCTATCTCACCCAGACCACGCTCAGTCTGGATGAAGCCAGCAGCATCATCGCCGCGCTGAAGCAGCGTTTCCCGAAGATTGAGGGCCCGCCCGCGCAGGACATCTGCTATGCGACGGAGAATCGCCAGGTAGCGGTGAAGGCCGTGGCCCCGCGCGCCGATCTGCTGCTGGTGGTGGGGTCGCCGAATAGCTCCAATTCCAACCGGCTGGTGGAAGTCGCCGGCAACCTGAACATGCCCGGGCATCTGATTGAAGATCAGAGCGAGATCGACGAGGCTTGGCTGGAAAATACCCGGACCGTGGCCGTAACCGCTGGCGCATCCGCGCCGGAGCATCTGGTCCAGCAGGTCATTCAGCATCTGCGGAGCCGTGGCTTTTCCGAGCTGGACGAAGTGGAAATTGTTCCCGAGGACGTCCGCTTCGCGTTGCCACCGGAGTTGATCTCGCTTGCCCCGGCGCTAGCGCGACAACCTGTTCAATAG
- the shc gene encoding squalene--hopene cyclase, producing MNPPPNSYTDQPLSSSGITHRRGGFEAAPPDVTGALAAALESLAKQQSSEGWWCGELEADSSLEADAIILEHYLGTPDAERVRKLANCIREEQTAEGAWCLYPGGQPNINLIIKSYFALRLAGVPENDPALVQARKVALDLGGVEAANSFTRIYLCFFGQYSWNYVPALPPEVILLPNFAYINLHEISSWSRTILVPLSIIYSFQPKKKPPAGVSLQPLFLEQGAKPSTLFLPGEPLHSWKSLIHAADRTLSVLEQKKWTPLRRKALQKAEQWLLDHLQGSDGLGAIYPAMMNAIIALDCLGYDRRSDPLRHELAEFWRLGITEKNSMRMQPCFSPVWDTALATFATAADNDLQPATPSAASSARSTPAPLQKAADWLISRQVLRSGDWVVKNPAVAPGGWCFEFANDHYPDVDDTAMVLLTLSRVRTQDTIRQQQSMRRGLAWLLSMQNSDGGWPSFDKDNNKQVLTQVPYADHNAMLDPSAADITGRVLEMLGALGYGPVFPAAERAIQFLRREQESDGCWYGRWGVNYIYGTCFVLRGLASIGIDMREGYTMLAAEWIRSLQNPDGGWGESCDSYHRPELRGLGPSTAAQTAWALLGIFATGDFNSESARRGVRYFLNTQKNGTWEDSTFTGTGFPKVFYLKYHLYSLYFPLLALSEYRRHQSGLGVSYRGLPEWQRILDRDRG from the coding sequence ATGAATCCTCCACCCAACTCCTATACGGACCAACCACTTTCCTCATCAGGAATCACGCATCGCCGTGGCGGATTTGAAGCTGCGCCCCCGGATGTAACCGGCGCGCTCGCAGCCGCGTTGGAATCCTTGGCGAAGCAGCAATCGTCCGAAGGCTGGTGGTGTGGTGAGCTGGAGGCCGACAGCTCGCTCGAAGCCGACGCGATCATACTGGAGCATTATCTCGGGACTCCCGATGCGGAACGCGTCCGCAAGCTGGCCAACTGCATTCGCGAGGAGCAGACGGCTGAGGGCGCATGGTGCCTCTATCCGGGTGGCCAGCCGAACATCAATCTGATCATCAAATCGTATTTCGCGCTGCGTCTGGCGGGAGTCCCGGAGAACGATCCTGCTTTGGTGCAGGCGCGCAAAGTGGCGCTGGACCTTGGCGGCGTGGAGGCGGCCAACAGTTTCACGCGCATCTACCTGTGTTTCTTCGGGCAGTATAGCTGGAACTACGTTCCCGCTCTACCACCTGAAGTCATCCTGCTTCCCAACTTCGCTTACATCAATCTGCACGAAATCTCTTCGTGGTCGCGGACCATTCTGGTTCCGCTGTCGATCATCTATTCGTTCCAGCCGAAGAAAAAGCCGCCCGCCGGAGTGAGCCTCCAGCCGCTGTTCCTGGAGCAAGGGGCCAAGCCGTCCACCTTGTTTCTTCCCGGCGAGCCGCTGCATAGCTGGAAGAGCTTGATTCACGCCGCCGACCGCACGCTCTCCGTGCTGGAGCAGAAGAAGTGGACGCCGCTGCGCCGCAAGGCGCTGCAGAAAGCGGAGCAGTGGCTGCTCGATCACTTGCAGGGATCGGACGGACTGGGCGCCATCTATCCGGCCATGATGAACGCCATCATCGCGCTCGACTGCCTCGGCTACGACCGTCGCAGCGATCCGCTGCGGCACGAGTTGGCCGAGTTCTGGCGGCTGGGCATTACAGAGAAAAATTCGATGCGCATGCAGCCCTGCTTCTCGCCGGTGTGGGATACCGCGCTGGCCACCTTTGCCACCGCTGCTGATAATGACTTGCAGCCCGCCACTCCTTCGGCGGCATCCTCGGCACGGAGCACTCCTGCGCCTCTGCAAAAAGCCGCCGATTGGCTCATCTCCAGGCAAGTGCTGCGCTCCGGCGATTGGGTGGTGAAGAATCCGGCGGTGGCTCCCGGCGGCTGGTGTTTCGAATTCGCCAACGACCACTATCCCGACGTGGACGATACGGCGATGGTGTTGCTGACGTTGAGCCGTGTGCGCACGCAGGACACCATCCGCCAGCAGCAATCCATGCGCCGCGGCCTAGCTTGGTTGTTGAGCATGCAGAATAGCGATGGTGGCTGGCCATCGTTCGACAAGGACAACAACAAGCAGGTGCTGACGCAAGTACCTTACGCCGATCACAACGCCATGCTCGACCCCAGCGCCGCCGACATTACCGGTCGCGTGCTGGAGATGCTCGGCGCCCTCGGTTACGGTCCGGTGTTTCCCGCCGCCGAGCGGGCCATTCAGTTCCTGCGCCGCGAGCAGGAGAGCGACGGCTGCTGGTATGGCCGATGGGGTGTGAACTACATCTATGGGACGTGCTTCGTGCTGCGCGGGCTGGCCTCCATCGGCATCGACATGCGCGAGGGTTATACCATGCTGGCGGCGGAATGGATTCGCTCGCTGCAAAATCCCGATGGCGGCTGGGGCGAAAGTTGTGACTCCTACCACCGCCCCGAGCTGCGTGGCCTCGGACCCAGCACCGCCGCGCAGACGGCCTGGGCGCTGCTGGGAATTTTTGCCACCGGCGACTTCAACTCCGAGTCTGCACGCCGCGGCGTGCGCTATTTTCTGAACACGCAGAAGAACGGCACCTGGGAGGACTCGACTTTCACCGGGACCGGCTTCCCCAAAG